A window of Salmo trutta chromosome 5, fSalTru1.1, whole genome shotgun sequence contains these coding sequences:
- the LOC115194244 gene encoding peroxisome proliferator-activated receptor gamma coactivator 1-alpha isoform X7, which yields MAWDRCNQDSVWRELECAALVGEDQPLCPDLPELDLSELDVSDLDADSFLGGLKWYSDQSEIISSQYGNEASNLFEIDEENEANLLAVLTETLDSIPVDEDGLPSFEALADGDVTNASDQSCPCTPNGSPHTPEPEEPSLLKKLLLAPANSQLSYNQYIGDKAQNHAASNHRIRPTPAVVKTEISWNSKPRGGCPQQSRLVRRPCTELLKYLTATDDILLQTKASDAKSAWGGGGKDKGGLLGASSSTSSSPSSSSTSSFSSLSSSSSIASKKKSSSSSVVSQQQQQQHHQRAKPTTLPLPLTPESPNDHKGSPFESKTIERTLSVEISGTPGLTPPTTPPHKASQENPFKASLKTKLSSCSSSALACKRVRLSEAGPCGPPALTPTLGGGPSRKGPEQTELYAQLSKASTALPNSVVTATTGGCQEEHRGGNGKRGAQPRGFSDHDYCQSTAASTKRDADANAANAAYTTVTMTTTTTTPLMPNPVMAEDRHVKCKDSAMPPSSFSSSSSSTSSPTSSSSLAKQLQQSSYPVATEAQGQDARGQDRTPTTQTRAPPSQTPDGDQHSTSRKQPLRDQEIRAELNKHFGRPQQAIYSQGEKGGELVVEEGGQGGGEKVVAPQVSEENPAGDEYYCKLPGSGSTGYLHPGLPPFHEELELQDRGVEGRYLYPWEGTPLELLFESCSPSCSPSSCSPSRGSVSPLSSLLLSPRHFVWPRSGSPSSRSRSRSRSFSSHHRRRSLSSSPDGRPSSRSRHNMDSSTYRSRTHKSPHSQSRSQSRSPLSRRPRYDSYEEYQHERLKREEYRQDYQKRESQRAEQRERQSEKAIEERRVVYVGRLRSDSTRTELKRRFEVFGEIEECAVNLRDDGDNFGFITYRYTCDAFAALENGHTLRRSNEPQFELCFGGQKQFCKSNYTDLDSHSDDFDPASTKSKYDSMDFDSLLREAQRSLRR from the exons ATAGATGAGGAAAATGAGGCCAACTTGCTGGCAGTGCTTACAGAAACGCTGGACAGCATCCCAGTGGACGAGGACGGATTGCCTTCGTTCGAGGCCCTGGCAGATGGGGACGTGACCAATGCCAGCGACCAGAGCTGTCCCTGTACCCCCAACGGTTCGCCGCACACCCCCGAACCAGAGGAGCCCTCCTTG CTGAAGAAGCTCCTTCTGGCGCCCGCAAACTCCCAGCTCAGCTATAATCAATACATAGGCGACAAGGCACAAAACCATGCAGCCAGCAACCACCGGATCAGACCAACACCTGCTGTTGTCAAG ACGGAGATCTCCTGGAACAGCAAGCCGAGGGGGGGCTGTCCGCAGCAGAGCCGTCTAGTGAGGCGCCCGTGCACCGAGCTGCTCAAGTACCTGACTGCCACTGACGACATCCTCCTCCAGACCAAAGCCAGCGACGCCAAGAGCGCCTGGGGGGGTGGCGGCAAAGACAAGGGCGGCCTGCTGGgcgcctcctcctccacctcctcgtcgccgtcctcctcctccacctcctctttctcctccctctcctcctcctcctctatcgcCTCCAAGAAGAAGTCGTCCTCGTCGTCCGTTGTGtcgcaacagcagcagcagcagcatcaccaGCGAG CCAAACCAACCACCTTGCCACTTCCTTTGACCCCAGAGTCTCCAAA TGACCACAAGGGATCACCGTTTGAGAGCAAAACCATTGAACGCACATTGAGTGTGGAGATCTCTGGAACCCCAG gtctgacacCACCTACCACGCCCCCCCACAAAGCCAGTCAAGAGAACCCTTTCAAAGCATCACTCAAAACCAAGTTGTCTTCATGCTCCTCATCTGCCCTGGCGTGCAAGAGGGTTCGGCTGAGCGAGGCGGGCCCCTGCGGCCCCCCGGCCCTAACCCCGACCCTAGGTGGGGGTCCCTCCAGGAAGGGCCCGGAGCAGACTGAGCTGTATGCCCAGCTGAGCAAAGCGTCCACTGCCCTCCCCAACTCAGTGGTCACCGCAACGACAGGGGGTTGCCAGGAGGAGCACCGCGGCGGCAACGGCAAGCGGGGTGCCCAGCCCCGCGGCTTCAGCGACCACGACTATTGTCAGTCGACGGCGGCCAGCACAAAACGGGACGCTGACGCTAATGCGGCTAACGCAGCTTATACTACTGTTACCATGACGACTACTACGACAACCCCTCTGATGCCCAATCCGGTCATGGCGGAGGACAGGCATGTGAAATGTAAGGACTCAGCCATGCCACcctcctccttttcttcctcctcctcttctacatCTTCTCCTACATCTTCATCCTCTTTGGCCAAGCAGCTTCAGCAGAGCTCTTACCCTGTGGCTACGGAGGCTCAGGGGCAGGACGCTCGGGGACAGGACCGGACCCCCACCACCCAGACAAGAGCACCCCCATCACAGACCCCAGATGGGGACCAGCATTCCACCAGCAGGAAGCAGCCCCTGCGAGACCAGGAGATCCGGGCGGAGCTCAACAAGCACTTTGGCCGCCCCCAGCAAGCCATTTACAGCCAGGGTGAGAAGGGGGGGGAattggtggtggaggaggggggtcagggaggaggggagaaggttGTAGCCCCGCAGGTGTCCGAGGAGAACCCTGCTGGGGACGAGTACTACTGCAAGCTCCCTGGTTCTGGTTCTACTGGGTACCTGCACCCGGGCCTCCCGCCCTTCCACGAGGAACTTGAGCTCCAGGACCGTGGCGTGGAGGGGCGCTACCTCTACCCCTGGGAGGGCACCCCCCTGGAACTGCTTTTCGAGTCCTGCTCGCCGTCCTGCTCGCCGTCCAGCTGCTCCCCCTCACGGGGCTCCGTCtcgcccctctcctccctcctcctctcccccagacaCTTTGTCTGGCCCCGCTCGGGCTCCCCCTCCTCCCGCTCCCGCTCCCGGTCCCGAAGTTTCTCCTCCCACCACCGGAGGCGCTCCCTTTCCAGCTCACCCGACGGACGCCCCTCCTCCAG GTCTCGTCATAACATGGACTCCAGCACTTACCGATCCAGGACCCACAAAAGCCCTCACTCGCAGTCTCGATCTCAGTCCAGATCCCCCCTCAGCCGCAGGCCAAG GTACGACAGCTACGAGGAATACCAACACGAGCGTCTGAAGCGGGAGGAGTATCGCCAGGACTACCAGAAGAGAGAGTCCCAGAGGGCCGAGCAGAGGGAGAGGCAAAGTGAAAAAGCAATA GAGGAGAGACGGGTGGTGTACGTGGGGAGACTGAGGTCCGACAGCACGCGAACCGAGCTAAAGCGGCGTTTTGAAGTCTTCGGCGAGATCGAAGAGTGTGCCGTGAACCTGAGAGATGACGG GgacaattttggtttcatcaccTACCGCTACACTTGTGACGCCTTCGCTGCCCTTGAAAACGGACACACCTTGCGCCGGTCAAACGAGCCCCAGTTCGAGCTGTGCTTCGGTGGACAAAAGCAGTTCTGCAAATCGAATTATACAGACTTGG ATTCCCATTCTGACGACTTTGATCCAGCCTCCACTAAAAGCAAGTATGACTCCATGGATTTTGACAGCTTGCTGAGAGAGGCCCAGCGCAGCTTGAGAAGGTAA